The Podospora pseudocomata strain CBS 415.72m chromosome 3, whole genome shotgun sequence genome window below encodes:
- the SEC31 gene encoding protein transport protein S31 (COG:U; BUSCO:EOG09260A98; EggNog:ENOG503NW7P): MVRLREIPRTGAFAWSPGSDALVVTGTRSGAVDADFSDETKLELWDLNLDSQEQGLELQPIATISTESRFYDIAWGAPSDEHPLGVVAGAMEDGSLQLWDAQKLKDSEDALISRTTKHTGPVKSLQFNPLRPHVLATAGSKGELFIWDVNDTSTAFRLGTAAAQDIECVAWNRKVSNILAAGSAGGFVSVWDLKTKKLSLTLTPKDRKPVSAIAWDPNNSTSLLTATSDDTSPVISLWNLRNSQVPEKTLQGHDQGILSLSWCQQDPGLLISCGKDNRSLVWNPQTGERYGEFPEATNWAFSTRFNPVNPNLSAIASFDGKITIHTLQNTNPSTAPVPQNSLDDDDFFSKAPTQLQTTSFSLPRAPNWFERPVSVSFGYGGKLVILRKNDTPVGQPRSSKIQIVGFSVDSDIGSATEKFEEAFKSGDLAGICESQIESAKTEEEKAEWQVLKTLSASDGRTKIVEYLGYSKEEEEESNGAEESETAETTEAKEETEETGLAPPQANGDGKRKHKRVTSMWGDVDDGEDFLSDLPATKGARTDNPFHLLSEGNTHLEDKITKAIILGKFEKAVNICLKENRIADAFILANCGGKDLVDKVQTAYLAQKKGAPSYLRVINSIIGKNLWDVVYNADLANWKETMVTLCTFADPSEFPDLCEALGDRIYESGSRNDASFCYLVGSKLEKVVDIWIAQLKEAEEAGLKESSNDSTFSVHARSLQQFIEKVTVFRAVTKFTDEEKNLTGGWKLEALYNKYTEYADIAAAHGQLAIAQKYLDLLPNEFPAAEVARNRVKLATQKAAPQPAAAATRAPASRAASRAPAPLGYQQAAPVAPVAATPANPYAPPVQAQQRAPVQNPYGPTTTSQYAPPGASPYAPQGQGYAPSPPVGGGYAPPVQSFTSAGPPPRSTGPPPQIKKDVGAWNDLPESMAAKKPPPRRSTPSVAPIASPYGGPAGLTSPPPVGPYQRGAPTPPPPPPKGPAPPRNTASPLTGPPQVGQQLPYRPGSASSHASTNPYAPPQPQVAPPLPSPMAVPRTASPYNPPPAGAPAPSRYAPAPAPQTYSQPPTSTPLAPPPSNPYAPAPVAHQSAPPVGQYAPPPPQGGRPPVGPPPSAGPPRAPVGPPPAGGPPRASPAPAAAAPPPPAAAKPRHPAGDRSHIPPSAQQLVEIFSQDMQRVAAKAPASFAPQVKDTQKRLGLLFDHLNNEELVQPDTIAQLAQLADALASKNYDVASKIQVEIQREKTEQCGQWMVGVKRLISMSKATP, translated from the exons ATGGTCCGCCTGAGAGAGATCCCGCGGACCGGGGCCTTTGCCTGGTCGCCCGGTTCTGACGCCCTCGTCGTCACCGGCACCCGCTCCGGCGCAGTCGACGCCGACTTCTCCGACGAGACCAAGCTCGAGCTGTgggacctcaacctcgatTCCCAAGAACAGGGGCTCGAGCTCCAGCCGATAGCTACCATCAGCACAGAGTCCAG ATTCTACGATATAGCATGGGGTGCCCCAAGTGACGAGCACCCAttgggtgttgttgcgggCGCAATGGAGGATGGATCCCTGCAGCTGTGGGATGcccagaagctcaaggacAGCGAAGATGCCCTGATTTCACGCACGACAAAGCACACCGGCCCTGTCAAGTCACTCCAGTTCAACCCCCTGAGACCACACGTTCTCGCCACGGCTGGCTCAAAGGGCGAGCTCTTCATCTGGGACGTTAACGACACCTCGACCGCTTTCCGTCTtggcaccgccgccgcccaggATATCGAGTGCGTGGCATGGAACAGGAAGGTTTCCAACATTTTGGCGGCCGGAAGTGCCGGGGGATTTGTCTCAGTCTGGGATCTCAAGACGAAGAAGctgtccttgaccttgacacCCAAAGACCGCAAGCCCGTCAGTGCGATCGCTTGGGACCCGAACAACTCGACGAGCCTCCTTACCGCGACGTCCGATGACACTAGCCCAGTTATTTCTCTCTGGAATCTGAGAAACTCGCAGGTTCCCGAGAAGACCCTTCAAGGCCACGATCAGGGCATTCTGTCTCTGTCTTGGTGCCAACAGGATCCAGGCCTGTTGATTTCTTGCGGCAAGGACAACCGATCACTCGTGTGGAACCCGCAGACCGGAGAGCGGTATGGCGAGTTCCCCGAGGCCACCAACTGGGCTTTCTCGACACGTTTCAACCCAGTCAACCCCAACTTGTCCGCCATTGCGTCTTTTGATGGCAAGATCACCATCCATACTCTGCAAAACACCAACCCTTCTACGGCGCCAGTGCCCCAAAACAGCTTGGACGATGATGACTTCTTCTCCAAGGCCCCGACCCAGCTTCAGACcacctctttctctctccctaGGGCTCCCAACTGGTTTGAGCGCCCTGTCAGCGTATCCTTTGGCTACGGTGGTAAGCTTGTCATTCTCCGCAAGAACGATACGCCCGTTGGTCAGCCCAGGTCTTCCAAGATCCAGATTGTTGGGTTCTCTGTAGACTCAGACATTGGATCTGCCACCGagaagtttgaggaggcCTTTAAGAGTGGCGATCTCGCTGGCATCTGTGAGTCGCAGATTGAGTCTgccaagacggaggaggagaaggccgaaTGGCAGGTGTTGAAGACCCTGAGCGCCTCAGATGGCCGTACCAAGATTGTAGAGTATCTTGGTTACTccaaggaagaagaggaggagtccAACGGGGCTGAAGAATCCGAGACTGCCGAGAccaccgaggccaaggaggaaaCAGAAGAGACTGGCCTGGCTCCTCCCCAAGCCAATGGCGACGGCAAGAGGAAGCACAAGCGTGTGACGAGCATGTGGGGTGATGTagatgatggcgaggactTCTTGTCCGATTTGCCTGCCACCAAGGGCGCCAGAACCGACAACCCGTTCCACCTCCTGAGCGAGGGCAACACCCACCTCGAGGACAAGATTACCAAGGCCATTATCCTGGGCAAGTTCGAAAAGGCCGTCAACATCTGCTTGAAGGAGAACAGGATCGCCGATGCCTTCATTCTTGCTAACTGCGGTGGAAAGGATCTCGTCGACAAGGTCCAAACCGCTTACCTCGCGCAGAAGAAGGGTGCCCCCAGCTATCTCCGCGTGATCAACTCGATCATTGGAAAGAACCTTTGGGATGTCGTCTACAATGCCGACCTCGCCAACTGGAAGGAGACTATGGTTACTCTCTGCACCTTTGCTGATCCCTCCGAATTCCCTGATCTCTGCGAAGCACTTGGAGATCGCATCTACGAGTCCGGGTCGCGAAACGATGCTTCTTTCTGCTACCTTGTCGGCTCcaagctggagaaggtggtggacatcTGGATCGCTcagctcaaggaggccgaggaggctgggCTGAAGGAGTCCAGTAATGATTCGACTTTCTCGGTCCACGCCAGATCGCTGCAGCAGTTTATCGAGAAGGTTACCGTGTTCCGTGCGGTGACCAAGTTCACCGATGAGGAGAAGAACCTCACCGGCGGCTGGAAGCTCGAGGCTCTGTACAACAAGTATACAGAGTATGCTGATATTGCCGCTGCCCATGGCCAGCTGGCGATCGCTCAAAAGtacctcgacctcctccccaacgaGTTCCCTGCTGCCGAGGTTGCGAGAAACCGTGTCAAGCTTGCCACTCAGAAGGCTGCTCCCCagcctgctgccgctgctacTCGGGCTCCTGCCTCTCGCGCGGCTTCTCGCGCCCCTGCGCCTCTGGGTTATCAACAGGCCGCCCCTGTTGCCCCTGTTGCCGCCACACCCGCCAATCCATATGCTCCTCCTGTTCAGGCTCAGCAGCGCGCTCCCGTTCAGAACCCATATGGCCCTACGACTACATCTCAGTACGCCCCTCCAGGTGCCTCCCCATACGCTCCTCAAGGTCAGGGATacgcgccttctcctcctgtaGGCGGTGGGTATGCACCTCCCGTTCAGTCTTTCACCTCGGCTGGCCCCCCACCTAGAAGTACCGGGCCCCCGCCCCAGATCAAGAAGGACGTTGGTGCTTGGAATGATCTCCCAGAGTCTATGGCGGCGAAgaagcctcctcctcggagGTCTACCCCAAGTGTCGCCCCGATCGCCTCGCCCTATGGTGGCCCCGCGGGTTTGACCAGCCCTCCCCCAGTTGGCCCCTATCAGCGAGgagcaccaacaccaccacctcctcctcccaagggCCCTGCACCCCCTCGCAACACGGCTTCTCCTTTGACTGGGCCCCCGCAGGTTGGCCAACAGCTACCGTATAGACCCGGGTCGGCCTCTTCCCATGCTTCCACCAACCCGTACGCgcctccacaaccccagGTGGCACCTCCGCTGCCATCACCCATGGCTGTTCCCCGGACAGCATCGCCATACAACCCACCTCCCGCTGGTGCCCCTGCCCCGAGCAGATACGCTCCGGCACCAGCGCCGCAAACCTATAGCCAGCCCCCGACGTCCACCCCACttgctcctcccccgtccaaCCCGTACGCCCCTGCACCCGTTGCGCACCAGTCGGCACCACCCGTCGGCCAGTacgcacctcctcctccccagggCGGCCGGCCACCAGTGGGGCCTCCACCCAGCGCCGGTCCTCCCCGTGCTCCCGTAGGACCCCCACCAGCTGGCGGACCGCCCCGTGCTTCTCCTGCCCCGGCTGCGgctgcccctccaccgccagcggCGGCCAAGCCCAGACATCCCGCCGGTGACCGGTCTCACATCCCTCCCAGTGCTCAGCAGCTGGTGGAAATCTTTAGCCAGGACATGCAGAGAGTAGCAGCCAAGGCTCCCGCTTCGTTCGCGCCGCAGGTCAAGGACACGCAGAAGCGTCTGGGTCTTCTCTTTGACCATCTCAACAATGAGGAGCTCGTCCAGCCAGACACGATTGCGCAGCTGGCTCAGTTGGCGGATGCTCTTGCCAGCAAGAACTACGACGTCGCGAGCAAGATCCAGGTGGAGATTCAAAGGGAGAAGACTGAGCAGTGCGGACAGTGGATG GTTGGTGTGAAGCGGTTGATCAGCATGAGCAAGGCGACTCCTTGA
- a CDS encoding hypothetical protein (COG:S; EggNog:ENOG503P6T9) produces MADRTEKQAAAQQAVDILHEISTLLNCHLDRRTLSICISMIENGVNPEALAARGSQGTQNRRPKRAIRGCRSCWGEPEEMTEIPEGGLYVEISK; encoded by the exons ATGGCAGACCGGACAGAAAAGCAAGCCGCCGCCCAACAAGCGGTCGACATTCTCCACGAGATATCCACTCTCTTG AACTGCCACCTCGACCGCCGAACCCTCTCCATATGCATCTCCATGATCGAAAACGGGGTCAACCCCGAGGCGCTGGCTGCAA GAGGTAGTCAAGGAACTCAGAACAGAAGGCCAAAACGTGCGATTAGAGGCTGCCGCTCCTGCTGGGGCGAGCCGGAGGAGATGACCGAGATTCCTGAGGGAGGGCTGTATGTCGAGATATCAAAATAA
- a CDS encoding hypothetical protein (EggNog:ENOG503P3VQ; COG:J): protein MLIPKADRKAIHEYLFREGVMVAAKDYESTHETGIRNLYVIKACQSLTSRGYVKTQFSWQYYYYTLTPEGLDYLREWLHLPAEIVPATHIKQQRSHAPPRGMLGDEGRREGRFGGRGRGDRGDREGGYRRREAGEGKEGGAPSDFAPQFRGGFGRGRGGRGDAPPS, encoded by the exons ATGCTTATTCCCAAGGCCGATCGCAAGGCGATCCATGAG TACCTCTTCCGTGAGGGCGTCATGGTCGCTGCCAAGGA CTACGAGTCCACCCACGAGACCGGCATCCGCAACCTCTATGTCATCAAGGCTTGCCAGTCTTTGACCTCCCGCGGCTACGTCAAGACCCAGTTCTCGTGGCAATACTACTActacaccctcacccccgagGGTCTCGACTACCTCCGCGAGTGGCTCCACCTCCCCGCTGAGATTGTCCCTGCCACCCACATCAAGCAGCAGCGGTCTCACGCTCCCCCCCGCGGCATGCTCGGCGATGAGGGCCGCCGTGAGGGCAGATTCGGTGGCCGCGGCCGTGGCGACCGTGGCGACCGTGAGGGTGGCTACAGACGCCGTGAGGCCGGTGAGGGCAAGGAGGGCGGTGCCCCCAGCGACTTCGCTCCTCAGTT CCGTGGTGGATTCGGTCGTGGCCGTGGCGGCCGTGGTGATGCCCCTCCCTCGTAA
- the COX12 gene encoding Cytochrome c oxidase subunit 6B (EggNog:ENOG503P5BS; COG:C; BUSCO:EOG09265JVH), translating into MSDEERVTKPFKFVTGVDARFPNTNQTKHCWQNYVDYHKCILAKGEDFAPCRQFWLAYRSLCPSGWYERWDAQREAGNFPVKLE; encoded by the exons ATGTCTGACGAGGAGCGCGTTACCAAGCCCTTTAAGTTCGTCACCG GTGTCGACGCCCGtttccccaacaccaaccagacCAAGCACTGCTGGCAGAACTACGTCGACTACCACAAGTGCATCCTCGCCAAGGGTGAGGATTTCGCTCCCTGCCGCCAG TTCTGGCTCGCCTACCGGTCTCTGTGCCCTAGCGGTTGGTATGAACGGTGGGACGCCCAGAGAG AGGCTGGCAACTTCCCCGTCAAGCTCGAGTAA
- a CDS encoding hypothetical protein (COG:S; EggNog:ENOG503NXK5), which translates to MASPPSKINILITSFTGSSLPPTLSLALPPSTPISTLITTLDSRLPSSSSSSSSLLCTRQLLLTTLSSTYLPPSSPSPISSLLSSQKDDFLTLRLSAPLCGGKGGFGSQLRAAGGRMSKRKKTEEDNGSSRNLDGRRLRTVTEAKALAEYLAIKPEMDKKEREARKKRWEQIVEMTERKQEEIKYGSKKVGLDGKWVEEKEVGEERMREAVAEAMRRGLVVDNLLGTSVGSSGSGSGSGEEEEEDREMGDGSEGGEEHSQGSKETTPPSEVEPEADTAKVEGKGKGKEKEMVKPVEKPQARTFFGFDEDDEFMSSDEE; encoded by the coding sequence atggcctctcccccctcaaagatcaacatcctcatcacctccttcacaggctcctccctccccccaaccctctccctcgccctccccccctcaacccccatctcaaccctcatcaccaccctcgactcccgcctcccctcctcctcctcctcctcctcctccctcctctgcacccgccaactcctcctaacaaccctctcctccacctacctccccccctcctccccctcccccatctcttcCTTACTCTCCTCACAAAAAGATgacttcctcaccctccgcctCTCAGCCCCCCTCTGCGGCGGCAAAGGCGGCTTCGGCTCCCAACTCCGCGCAGCAGGAGGCCGCATGTCCAAGCGCAAAAAAACCGAAGAAGACAACGGTTCCTCCCGCAACCTCGATGGCCGAAGGCTACGGACCGTCACCGAGGCGAAAGCACTCGCCGAGTACCTCGCTATCAAACCTGAgatggacaagaaggaaagggaggcgCGCAAGAAGAGGTGGGAGCAGATTGTGGAGATGACGGAGAGGAAGCAAGAGGAGATCAAATATGGGAGTAAaaaggttgggttggatgggaagtgggtcgaggagaaggaggtgggggaggagaggatgagggaggcggttgcggaggcgatgaggagggggttggtggttgataaTCTTTTGGGGACGTCGGTGGGGAGTAGTGGTTCTGGCTCGGGttcgggagaggaggaggaggaggatagggagatgggggatggtagtgaggggggtgaggagcaCAGTCAAGGGTCGAAAGAGACGACGCCGCCTTCGGAGGTTGAGCCTGAGGCTGACACGGCAAAGGTGGAGGGtaaagggaaggggaaggagaaggagatggtgaaGCCGGTGGAGAAACCTCAGGCGAGGACTTTTTTCggctttgatgaagatgatgagttTATGAGCTCTGATGAGGAGTGA
- a CDS encoding hypothetical protein (EggNog:ENOG503P7MU; COG:S), producing the protein MFATRSLRMFRATPRMMRPIPKEEQSAHTVSQRLRRLKNIPAELIPLGVVVGFAVCAACYSITRHLVVDKTIRLKRQNRAADSHAAAGEHH; encoded by the exons ATGTTTGCTACGCGCTCTCTGCGGATGTTCCGGGCCACCCCCCGCATGATGCGGCCCATTCCC AAGGAGGAGCAGTCTG CCCACACTGTCTCCCAGCGCCTCAGACGCCTTAAGAACATCCCCGCCGAGTTGATTCCCCTTG gtgtcgtcgtcggcttcgCCGTCTGCGCGGCTTGCTACTCCATCACCCGTCACTTGGTCGTTGACAAGACCATCCGTCTCAAGAGACAAAATCGCGCTGCCGACAGCCACGCCGCTGCCGGTGAGCACCACTAA
- a CDS encoding hypothetical protein (EggNog:ENOG503P2R2; COG:A), with amino-acid sequence MSDATRWKATIYVGNLPPQATLQTISEAFLPFGEIADISLPKNDGRGPNGADNKSNNNDFLGNGPQQQQQQQSTHRGFAYVEFEDEADAKEAIDNMDQAEIFGRTIKVSAAKIPKSAQTGGLGSKTAVWEQEGWLAENAVSEEDRLASEQAQNRADDPMQGLEGLDVAGPKPE; translated from the exons ATGTCGGACGCAACCCGCTGGAAAGCCACTATCTACGTCggcaacctccctccccaagcaACCCTGCAAACCATCTCCGAagccttcctcccctttgGTGAAATAGCAgacatctccctccccaaaaacgaCGGCCGCGGACCCAACGGTGCTGACAACAAGTCCAACAATAATGACTTCCTCGGCAATGgcccccaacaacagcaacaacaacagtcaACTCACCGTGGTTTTGCCTACGTTGAATTCGAGGATGAGGCCGACGCAAAGGAGGCAATCGACAACATGGACCAAGCCGAGATCTTTGGGAGAACTATCAAGGTTTCCGCAGCCAAGATCCCAAAGAGCGCGCAGACGGGTGGGCTGGGGAGTAAGACTGCTGTTTGGGAGCAG GAGGGATGGTTGGCCGAGAATGCCGTCAGTGAGGAGGACAGGCTCGCCTCTGAGCAGGCTCAGAACAGAGCAGACGATCCAATGCAAGGACTGGAGGGACTGGATGTTGCTGGTCCCAAGCCAGAATGA
- a CDS encoding hypothetical protein (EggNog:ENOG503P27K; COG:S): MDEKRGTGHSAGKSRVNANRRHHTDGVVGRLSYTPAQRDGAFGELRKNRVEDETPNFQQVTPFSQWCPPSKVAAPQSNLGGPWRIARAQGNWLTEFLPEASITEDALEGLFMEEIASAKDSTEASPVSTTSLFSVGEIADVRTGRNGDAAISVMAVSSGISGNVLRLISLAREEWVWEEADVTARIKAPDARFEGEWCQDATPISLVKFAINASGSKNKQGKSVDMIRWLLVQKESSTTICEPEVRDLPMPTPGLATTSSPTSQIFINPLATIPISQTGGSPQTDVCFIRGPDRNIPQLVIIDQCGYWSIWDITGRRDNRPKSLTPVLTMCGNMLAGSIPKLPSSSTSLDKPHRVVYLEVEADESSSDELGHPRRPFLLLNTDQALHLFDIESQNSHPVALPSFGIDHQRVMEVAPARLDPGQFFVLTNKSLLWIAAKKGADGTVKPDFLAICPHQKDSSDPTLRIEVSAGTFVNDVSACFVCVWSAQDTEMNIFWFLLPESGTTTGYHREVVSLKSRSNFVGLGMLPVKRKLGKRDTIMPSGKRLRDASMRFFQFLTLSQDMEVSSALCVWSDIEGAEIPVPEVLDRGGKSRDAEKELLEHLHKRLVVPDGFDELTVLGKRKIEEPDSGDEKPKRLKLNDCSLVGLRLGMDPSEWRNRTLHLEKIEPATGQDLRFLREAVEKEKEDGYMPRHSVLELAKPSHQQSDDGLITLARTWADIQPELQDDQEEEEWLYPPEASRPIPGFNPDDMAQNLGELFPKPRKRAPATVKNRRTHILQKMAAEMFLSNISVSAVPPSWGSTLITPNDSQSQSQSQSQSQSQSFSFYSSSQPTLPSPSFPPTPSSPSKPSRVPSQSADPEDEQPQEDVVALRLRKYGSIPTSSSRKGELSVDISPWEVGGDPDNISWHLGKDKEDIEAEKRKDKRLKKMMARRQRVERLSQRYFGEESSVLEESASQQLLPGIQPSSQLVFSQGVVVPGSPAAFLRSPTRKGVVRPTSPLRREYRMGGGGGRESSSQQGVGVSGGSSQTPSQQQVPPTRSQVLPGLFGGRQSFGAGAAGRVRESLSPFKKKKKRKSEGRLSGFR; encoded by the exons ATGGATGAAAAGCGCGGGACTGGCCACTCGGCTGGGAAGTCGAGGGTGAATGCGAATCGAAGACACCATActgatggtgtggttggaCGGTTGAGTTATACGCCCGCTCAGCGGGATGGTGCTTTTGGTGAACTGCGCAAGAATcgcgtcgaggatgaga CTCCCAACTTTCAGCAAGTGACGCCCTTCAGCCAGTGGTGTCCTCCGAGTAAAGTTGCTGCTCCTCAGTCCAACTTGGGGGGCCCGTGGAGAATCGCCAGGGCGCAAGGGAACTGGCTGACGGAATTTCTTCCCGAGGCTTCCATCACCGAGGATGCGCTCGAAGGTCTATTTATGGAGGAGATCGCCAGCGCCAAAGACAGCACCGAAGCTTCGCCTGTGTCGACAACCTCTCTCTTTTCCGTTGGTGAAATCGCAGATGTGAGGACCGGACGCAATGGCGACGCAGCGATTTCGGTCATGGCTGTGTCGTCTGGAATCTCTGGAAATGTGCTTCGTTTGATCAGCCTCGCTCGAGAAgagtgggtttgggaggaggctgatgtGACGGCGCGTATCAAGGCACCCGATGCCAGATTCGAGGGAGAGTGGTGTCAGGATGCGACCCCGATTTCTTTGGTCAAGTTTGCTATCAATGCAAGCGGCAGCAAGAACAAGCAGGGGAAAAGCGTCGACATGATTCGCTGGCTTTTGGTTCAGAAAGAAAGCTCGACCACGATATGTGAGCCAGAAGTCCGGGACTTGCCCATGCCTACCCCTGGCCTGGCGACAACATCGAGCCCTACCTCTCAGATATTTATCAATCCCCTGGCGACGATACCAATAAGCCAAACTGGTGGCAGCCCACAGACAGATGTGTGCTTCATCCGTGGGCCGGATCGAAACATACCCCAGCTTGTTATTATCGACCAGTGCGGCTACTGGAGCATATGGGACATCACGGGGCGCCGGGATAATCGACCAAAAAGCTTGACGCCAGTTCTGACGATGTGCGGCAACATGCTGGCAGGCTCCATACCTAAATTGCCGAGCTCGTCGACAAGCTTGGACAAGCCGCACAGGGTTGTCTACTTGGAGGTCGAGGCCGATGAGTCGAGCTCCGATGAGCTTGGGCACCCAAGGCGACCCTTTCTCCTTTTGAACACCGACCAGGCTCTGCATTTGTTTGACATCGAGTCGCAGAATTCACATCCTGTGGCTCTTCCATCGTTTGGAATCGATCATCAGCGCGTCATGGAAGTTGCTCCCGCTCGACTGGACCCTGGACAGTTCTTTGTCTTGACGAACAAGAGTCTACTGTGGATtgcggccaagaagggggCTGATGGCACAGTCAAACCCGACTTTCTCGCGATATGTCCGCACCAAAAAGACAGCAGTGACCCGACTCTGCGGATCGAAGTCTCGGCCGGGACGTTTGTCAATGATGTTTCGGCCTGTTTCGTTTGTGTTTGGTCTGCGCAGGATACGGAGATGAACATTTTCTGGTTTCTCCTGCCGGAATCGGGCACGACGACTGGGTACCATCGTGAGGTCGTCTCGTTGAAGAGCCGTTCGAATTTCGTTGGCCTTGGCATGCTTCCTGTTAAACGCaagctggggaagagggataCTATCATGCCTTCTGGCAAACGGCTAAGGGATGCGTCCATGAGGTTCTTTCAATTTTTGACTCTCAGTCAAGACATGGAGGTTAGCAGCGCGCTTTGTGTGTGGTCGGATATTGAAGGCGCCGAGATACCTGTCCCAGAGGTTTTGGACAGGGGCGGTAAGAGCAGAGATGCCGAGAAGGAGCTACTGGAACATCTGCACAAGAGGCTTGTTGTTCCAGATGGGTTTGATGAGCTCACTGTCCTTGGCAAACGCAAGATTGAAGAGCCAGACTCGGGGGATGAGAAACCCAAAAGGCTGAAGCTCAACGATTGCAGCCTTGTTGGGCTGCGTTTGGGTATGGATCCTAGTGAATGGCGGAACCGGACGCTTCATCTTGAGAAGATTGAGCCGGCTACTGGTCAGGATCTCAGGTTCCTTCGAGAGGctgtggagaaggagaaggaggatgggtATATGCCTAGACATAGCGT TCTTGAGTTAGCAAAGCCCAGCCATCAGCAATCAGACGATGGACTCATCACTCTTGCTCGCACATGGGCAGACATACAACCAGAACTGCAAGACGatcaggaagaggaagaatggCTCTATCCTCCCGAAGCAAGCCGTCCGATCCCCGGCTTCAACCCGGACGACATGGCCCAGAACTTGGGCGAGCTGTTCCCCAAGCCTCGCAAACGAGCGCCGGCAACAGTCAAGAACCGCCGGACCCACATCCTACAAAAGATGGCCGCCGAGATGTTCCTCTCCAACATTTCCGTCTCGGCCGTCCCTCCGTCTTGGGGCAGCACACTAATAACCCCCAACGACAgccaatcccaatcccaatcccaatcccaatcccaatcccaatcctTCTCATtctactcctcctcccaaccaaccctcccctccccctccttcccccccaccccctccagcccatCCAAACCATCCCGCGTACCCTCCCAATCAGCCGACCCCGAAGATGAACAGCCACAAGAAGACGTCGTCGCGCTCCGCCTGAGGAAATACGgctccatccccacctcGTCCAGCCGCAAGGGCGAATTGTCGGTTGACATCTCCCCCTGGGAAGTGGGCGGCGATCCGGACAACATAAGCTGGCACCTTGGGAAGGATAAGGAAGATATAGAAGCCGAAAAGAGAAAGGATAAACgcttgaagaagatgatggccagACGGCAGCGGGTGGAGAGGTTATCGCAGAGATATTTCGGGGAGGAGTCTTCCGTTTTGGAGGAATCGGCTAGTCAGCAGTTGCTGCCGGGTATTCAACCTAGCAGTCAGCTGGTGTTTAGtcagggggttgttgtgccGGGGTCGCCGGCGGCGTTTTTGAGGAGCccgacgaggaagggggtggtgaggccgACGAGTCCGCTGAGGAGGGAGTAcaggatgggtggtggtggtgggagggagagttcAAGCCAGcagggggtgggagtgagTGGGGGGAGTAGCCAGACGCCTAGTCAGCAGCAGGTACCGCCGACGAGGAGTCAGGTTTTGccggggttgtttgggggacGGCAGAGTTTTGGTGCGGGAGCagcggggagggtgagggagagtttGAGCCCGTttaagaagaagaagaagaggaagagtgaGGGTCGGTTGAGTGGGTTTAGGTAG
- the SPC25 gene encoding kinetochore-associated Ndc80 complex subunit spc25 (COG:S; EggNog:ENOG503NX18), translating into MSSFDPSLSTTTRPSPLPPPSTTTNLADSLPQINFDFDSLRDRMSKFTLKFDSFIESGRKRVLSERNQFRLNVAELQEDHRMKKKDIEILQLKTSSYQQTIAKEAAETREMQQAIASLTAQRDRQLAQRDSLRQQIEAAQREIEERLQKQREHQKKLEAQARYNVPELDFWVTNLCLRIEGAGKEDRLKFVYTHVDEKDWEREAWFELAMGGREYDVKHCRPKLEKDKVERVLDRVNETRELVGLLKGMRELFVEAMKS; encoded by the coding sequence ATGTCCTCCTtcgacccctccctctcaaccacaacccgcccctcccccctcccacccccctccaccacaacaaacctAGccgactccctcccccagatCAACTTCGACTTCGACTCCCTCCGCGACCGCATGTCAAAATTCACCCTCAAGTTCGACTCCTTCATCGAGTCCGGCCGGAAACGCGTCCTCTCGGAACGCAATCAATTCCGTCTCAACGTCGCAGAGCTCCAAGAAGACCATcgaatgaaaaaaaaagacatcgAAATCCTCCAATTGAAAACCTCCTCCTACCAGCAAACCATCGCGAAGGAAGCCGCCGAAACGAGAGAGATGCAGCAGGCTATTGCGTCGCTTACCGCGCAGAGGGACAGGCAGCTCGCGCAGCGGGATAGCTTAAGGCAGCAGATTGAGGCTGCGCagagggagattgaggagaggCTTCAAAAACAGAGGGAGCATCAGAAGAAGTTGGAGGCGCAGGCGAGGTATAACGTCCCGGAATTAGATTTTTGGGTTACAAATCTGTGTCTGAGGATtgagggggcggggaaggAGGACAGGCTCAAGTTTGTGTATACTCATGTGGATGAGAAggattgggagagggaggcttgGTTCGAGCTGgcgatgggggggagggagtatgATGTGAAGCATTGCCGGccgaagctggagaaggacaaggtGGAAAGGGTGTTGGATAGGGTGAATGAGAcgagggagttggttgggctgttgaaggggatgagggagtTGTTTGTGGAGGCTATGAAGTCTTGA